The sequence AGCTCCCCGTCGGCGTCGCCCATGTTGGTGCTGGGGGGATTGCTGGCGTCCATCGTGCCTTTCAGGGCCACATCGTGCTTGTCCATGCCGCGCTCCTTGTAGGCTCCAGCTTCACTGCTCTCGGCCTCGACCCGGGCGGCCAGTTCCGCGCGCGCGTCAACGCGGCCCATGAACTGCAATTCCACGTTGGTCGGCTCCTGGTTCGCGTCAGCAGTGGTTGCGGGATCATGGCGGGTCTCATCTTGCGTCATGCGTCCACGCTACCAAAACACCCCGTCAGCGTGGGCCTCCCCCGCTGTTGCAGT comes from Deinococcus detaillensis and encodes:
- a CDS encoding M-like protein, with amino-acid sequence MTQDETRHDPATTADANQEPTNVELQFMGRVDARAELAARVEAESSEAGAYKERGMDKHDVALKGTMDASNPPSTNMGDADGELTP